In the Methanothermobacter sp. K4 genome, GAGGGCCGACAGGTACCTCCAGGAAAAGCTGAAGGAAATGGATATCCCTGTGATATGGAACTCTGTTGTAACCGAGATAAGGGGTGATGATAGGGTTGAGGAGGTAATGATACACAACCGTGTAACAGGTGAGGATGAGGCCCTGAAAGTTGATGGGATATTCATATCAATAGGCGAAGAGCCCCTCAATCAGCTCGCAGTTGAACTGGGTGTTGAGGTAGATGATGGTGGCTACATCATAACAGATAAAAGACAGAGGACAAACATCCCCCTTGTATACGCCGCAGGGGATATCACAGGGGGCCTGAACCAGTGGGTAACGGCATGTGCAGAGGGTGCTATTGCAGCAACCTACGCCTACAGTGAAATACAGAGACTCTAAAAGGTCTCCTCATTCAGAAAAATAATCATTATCAATCTTTTTAACAGAGTAGGAGGCCACCTCAGCTACACCCACACCATGTTCAATCATATAGTTCGCCATCTGCATACCATCAATTAGCACTATCCTGCTATCAATTTTGGAGACATATTCCCTTGCACCCTCCGTGAAATCCGATGTGGTTATGAATATGCCCTTTCCTGCCCTCTTACCCTGCAGTGCACCCACAAATTTCTGGATCTCGGGGCGGGACACTGAACTGTTCCACCTTTTCGCCTGTATGTAGATAACGTCAAGTCCCAGTCTGTCCTCCTTTATTATCCCGTCGACGCCACCGTCCCCCTGCCTGCCAATGGCACTCCCTGCATCCTCCCTGGATCCTCCATACCCCATCCTTACAAGCAGATCCACAACAAGTCGTTCAAAGAATTCAGGTGAGCTGTTCCTGACTATATCCAGGATTTCGGCTGCGAGACCCTTCCTGAGTTCATCATAGGCCCTTTCAAGTCTCTCCTCAGGGGTGAGCCTCTCCCTCCTTGAATTGGTTCTTTTTGGACACCTTTTACGGCTCTTCCTTGGTTTACCTGATCCCTCACGAAACTCTGCAAATTCAGGGAATTGCATCAGAAAATCAACGCCAATGCCGGGGGGATCCTCCTTAAGAACCTCCAGTCCGCGCTCTGTGATATTAAAAAATCCCCTTTTCCTTGATTCAAGAAGACCCGCCTTCTTGAGGTATGTCTTGGCCCATGAAACCCTGCTTCTGAACTTTGGCGAACCACTTGGCATTAGTTCGTTTAAATCGTCCAGAGATAACTGGAACTCCTCTGCAAGTTTTTCTATGGACCCATTTAAACTCTGCTCTCCCTCAGCTGCCAGCCTCAGGAGGGGTAACATTATATCCTGAAAATCAGGAACCGCTATATGCACCCCTCCAGTATCATCTTCCCTCTCTGAGGAAGACGTATATCACATAGGCTATTATAAGAACCACTATAACCGGCAGCAACCAGATAAGAACATAGAATGCCACAACCGCAAGTACAAGTGCAACCAGAATGTAAATTATATCTATGGCCTCCATAATATTTAATTATCCAATTAAATATAAATAGATTTTTAGAATCAGACAGGGAGAATGTTTATGATACTCATCATCAACAATCACGGCCAGTACAACCACAGAATACACAGGACACTCCGGTATCTCCAGATACCATCCAGTCTCGTGCCCAACACAACACCGCTGGATGAGATCATCTCAATGGAACCAGATGGCCTCATACTCGGCGGCGGCCCATCACTCGAGATGGCAGGTAACTGTGTTGAATACATCCAGAAACTCGATATCCCGATACTGGGTATCTGCCTGGGCCACCAGCTCATAGCCCTTGCATATGGGGGAGAGGTTGCAACCGCCGAGGCAGAGAGCTACGCCCAGATAGAACTGGAGATACTGGACGAGGATGACATATTCCGGGGCCTCGGCCCCAGGATGAGTGTTTGGGCCTCCCACAAGGACGAGGTTAAGAGGCTCCCCGAGGACTTCGATGTGCTTGCAACCTCGAGCATATGTGAGGTGGAGGCCATGAAACACCATGAGAAGCCAGTCTACGGTATACAGTTCCACCCTGAGGTCCACCATACACAGGATGGCCACAGGGTCTTTGAGAACTTCCATGAGGTCTGTAAGAACCTCTAAGAGAATTCATTTCATGACAGGAGCTCCCGACATCAGTCGAAGAGTAAGGTTTCATAAAAGGCTGACCTTAACATTAAATAGGATCCTCACAAATAATTAAACCAATCATTTTTATCCGGTGATATTAATGCTGAATCCATCTGATTTTATTCAGGAAGCTGTGGAAGAGATAAGAAATACTGTGGGTGATGAAAAGGCAATAATAGCACTCTCAGGAGGAGTTGACAGTTCCGTGGCCTCTGTACTTGCAGGTAAGGCCATAGGTGATAACCTGACAGCGGTCTTCGTTGACCACGGACTCCTCAGGGAGGGTGAGGCAGAATACGTGAAGAAGACCTTCAGCGAGAGGCTTAACTTCCGCTACATTGATGCATCAGACGAGTTCCTGGGGGAACTTGAGGGTGTGACAGACCCTGAGGAGAAACGTAAGATAATCGGGAGGGTCTTCATTGAGGTCTTTGAACGCGTGGCAGAGGAGATAGGTGCAAGGTACCTGGTGCAGGGTACCATAGCCCCCGACTGGATCGAGAGCGAGGGTAAGATAAAATCCCACCACAACGTTGCACTCCCCCATGGACTGGTGCTTGAGATAGTGGAACCCATAAGGGAACTGTACAAGGATGAGGTGCGGGAAATTGGCCTTGAACTCGGCCTTCCCCGTGAGATGATTCAGAGGCAGCCATTCCCCGGTCCTGGACTGGCGGTGAGGATCGTGGGTGAGATAACCAGAGAAAAAATAGGGATATGCAGGAGGGCCAACGCCATCGTGGAGGAGGAGGTCCTTGAAAGCGGGCTCCATGAGAGCCTCTGGCAGTACTTTGCTGTGCTCACAGACACCATGGTGACCGGTGT is a window encoding:
- a CDS encoding restriction endonuclease, giving the protein MHIAVPDFQDIMLPLLRLAAEGEQSLNGSIEKLAEEFQLSLDDLNELMPSGSPKFRSRVSWAKTYLKKAGLLESRKRGFFNITERGLEVLKEDPPGIGVDFLMQFPEFAEFREGSGKPRKSRKRCPKRTNSRRERLTPEERLERAYDELRKGLAAEILDIVRNSSPEFFERLVVDLLVRMGYGGSREDAGSAIGRQGDGGVDGIIKEDRLGLDVIYIQAKRWNSSVSRPEIQKFVGALQGKRAGKGIFITTSDFTEGAREYVSKIDSRIVLIDGMQMANYMIEHGVGVAEVASYSVKKIDNDYFSE
- a CDS encoding GMP synthase subunit A is translated as MILIINNHGQYNHRIHRTLRYLQIPSSLVPNTTPLDEIISMEPDGLILGGGPSLEMAGNCVEYIQKLDIPILGICLGHQLIALAYGGEVATAEAESYAQIELEILDEDDIFRGLGPRMSVWASHKDEVKRLPEDFDVLATSSICEVEAMKHHEKPVYGIQFHPEVHHTQDGHRVFENFHEVCKNL
- the guaA gene encoding glutamine-hydrolyzing GMP synthase, whose protein sequence is MLNPSDFIQEAVEEIRNTVGDEKAIIALSGGVDSSVASVLAGKAIGDNLTAVFVDHGLLREGEAEYVKKTFSERLNFRYIDASDEFLGELEGVTDPEEKRKIIGRVFIEVFERVAEEIGARYLVQGTIAPDWIESEGKIKSHHNVALPHGLVLEIVEPIRELYKDEVREIGLELGLPREMIQRQPFPGPGLAVRIVGEITREKIGICRRANAIVEEEVLESGLHESLWQYFAVLTDTMVTGVKGDVRDFGYLVVIRMVESLDAMTASVPELPWELVKRISKRITSEIPEVTHVALSVSDKPPSTIEFA